The Triplophysa rosa linkage group LG15, Trosa_1v2, whole genome shotgun sequence genome has a segment encoding these proteins:
- the lg15h1orf198 gene encoding uncharacterized protein C1orf198 homolog, with protein sequence MAAAAMAGFVADPPHLTEAKKLEYFSSINSMARKIMEERETIKEGYGSEWDQMTPAEQDTAIDNGMMDPRIRARYAMHRVDREEVICYPKLLIQTGQKIVHFGEEDLTWQDEHSAPFSWETKSQMEFTLVSGATEPVVPSVGNESKTKTPQSNKLPSTDESSFWKISAERSRLEGEKAEFQSLMPSQIKSMEKGEKPLPSYLKPELGSREPEEAPSSKPVKQRTTRPPAPPPPVPISVTPAAISVTPTPPSPVSTSEEGWERAQSTLPSVSSTLDEVFSPGLVTGFSTHSNNAAKDSDKVSGSPTSSPSFSQFNTSSSILKTGFDFLDNW encoded by the exons ATGGCGGCCGCAGCGATGGCAGGGTTTGTGGCGGATCCTCCGCACCTTACGGAGGCCAAGAAACTGGAATATTTCTCCTCCATTAACTCAATGGCCCGTAAGATCATGGAGGAGAGGGAGACCATAAAAGAGGGATACGGTTCTGAATGGGATCAGATGACTCCAGCCGAACAGGACACAGCAATTGATAACGGCATGATGGATCCGCGGATCCGGGCTCGGTACGCCATGCACCGGGTGGACCGAGAGGAGGTGATCTGTTACCCGAAACTGCTCATCCAGACCGGACAGAAGATCGTACACTTCGGAGAAGAG GACTTAACTTGGCAAGATGAGCACTCAGCCCCCTTCTCTTGGGAGACTAAG AGTCAGATGGAATTCACCCTGGTCTCTGGAGCCACAGAACCGGTCGTTCCCTCTGTAGGCAACGAATCTAAAACTAAAACCCCTCAAAGTAACAAGCTGCCCAGCACTGACGAGTCCTCATTTTGGAAGATCAGCGCTGAGCGCTCCAGACTGGAGGGTGAGAAGGCCGAATTTCAGTCTCTGATGCCGAGCCAGATCAAGTCTATGGAGAAGGGGGAGAAGCCGTTGCCCTCGTACCTCAAGCCAGAGTTGGGGTCGAGGGAGCCGGAGGAAGCCCCCTCCTCAAAACCGGTTAAACAGAGGACCACCAGACCACCCGCTCCACCTCCCCCAGTTCCCATCAGCGTGACTCCTGCGGCGATCAGTGTCACCCCAACGCCTCCATCTCCGGTGTCTACGTCAGAGGAAGGGTGGGAGAGGGCCCAGAGCACCCTTCCCTCTGTAAGCAGCACTCTGGATGAGGTGTTCAGTCCTGGGCTGGTCACCGGCTTCTCGACACACTCCAATAACGCAGCCAAAGACAGCGACAAAGTCAGTGGGTCGCCCACCTCCAGTCCTTCTTTCTCACAG ttcAACACAAGCAGCAGCATCCTGAAGACTGGATTTGACTTCTTGGACAATTGGTAA
- the si:ch73-111k22.3 gene encoding pleckstrin homology-like domain-containing protein, which translates to MAVESATSNGTTDESHSGEIEKCNKGWLLKKTHYTKRWKQLWFHIRDGNLFYGVNEESTEKAINLVGAKVELLDGEDRFGWTITPRDSKRTFFLGTDAAEERQAWMTAICEAQLSSKDHNSNACVVQ; encoded by the exons ATGGCTGTAGAATCGGCGACCTCTAACGGTACAACTGATGAAAGCCATTCAGGAGAAATAGAAAAGTGTAATAAAGGATGGTTATTGAAGAAAACGCACTACACTAAGCGCTGGAAACAGTTGTGGTTTCATATCAGAGATGGGAATCTTTTCTACGGTGTTAATGAAGAG TCAACAGAAAAGGCCATTAATCTGGTTGGAGCAAAGGTGGAGTTGTTGGATGGTGAGGACAGATTTGGCTGGACCATCACACCAAGGGACAGTAAACGTACCTTCTTCCTGGGGACCGATGCTGCAGAAGAGCGTCAAGCTTGGATGACGGCCATATGTGAAGCTCAACTGAGTTCTAAAGACCATAACTCAAATGCATGTGTTGTGCAGTAG